A genome region from Gossypium hirsutum isolate 1008001.06 chromosome A04, Gossypium_hirsutum_v2.1, whole genome shotgun sequence includes the following:
- the LOC121203632 gene encoding rhamnogalacturonan I rhamnosyltransferase 1 isoform X1 gives MLKPSLLLSAEEAKKRIYSVCTTRYTGFRAIFSKDLVEELRGNYKSNGFLKVSCNGGLNQMRAAICDMVIVARLLNLTLVVPKLDKTSFWADPSDFGDIFDVSHFIDSLMDEVRIIKRLPKKFNRKYGFQAFQMSPVSWSNEKYYLEQVCIPLVERERDNV, from the exons ATGTTAAAACCCTCGCTTCTGTTGTCGGCag AGGAAGCGAAAAAGAGAATATACTCTGTTTGTACAACGAGGTATACTGGGTTTCGTGCTATTTTTTCTAAGGATTTGGTCGAAGAACTTAGAG GAAACTATAAAAGTAATGGTTTTCTCAAAGTTTCATGCAATGGGGGCTTGAATCAAATGCGTGCTGCG ATCTGTGACATGGTAATCGTTGCTCGACTTTTAAATCTCACTTTGGTTGTTCCAAAACTTGATAAGACATCATTCTGGGCGGACCCTAG TGATTTTGGTGACATTTTTGATGTGAGCCATTTCATTGATTCTCTAATGGATGAAGTTCGGATTATCAAAAGGCTGCCAAAGAAGTTTAATAGGAAATATGGGTTTCAAGCTTTTCAGATGTCTCCTGTTAGCTGGTCAAATGAAAAGTACTACTTAGAACAG GTATGCATACCCTTGGTGGAGAGAGAAAGAGATAATGTCTGA
- the LOC121203632 gene encoding rhamnogalacturonan I rhamnosyltransferase 1 isoform X2, with protein MKRKRKREYTLFVQRGILGFVLFFLRIWSKNLELHFAGNYKSNGFLKVSCNGGLNQMRAAICDMVIVARLLNLTLVVPKLDKTSFWADPSDFGDIFDVSHFIDSLMDEVRIIKRLPKKFNRKYGFQAFQMSPVSWSNEKYYLEQVCIPLVERERDNV; from the exons ATGAAGAGGAAGCGAAAAAGAGAATATACTCTGTTTGTACAACGAGGTATACTGGGTTTCGTGCTATTTTTTCTAAGGATTTGGTCGAAGAACTTAGAG TTGCATTTTGCAGGAAACTATAAAAGTAATGGTTTTCTCAAAGTTTCATGCAATGGGGGCTTGAATCAAATGCGTGCTGCG ATCTGTGACATGGTAATCGTTGCTCGACTTTTAAATCTCACTTTGGTTGTTCCAAAACTTGATAAGACATCATTCTGGGCGGACCCTAG TGATTTTGGTGACATTTTTGATGTGAGCCATTTCATTGATTCTCTAATGGATGAAGTTCGGATTATCAAAAGGCTGCCAAAGAAGTTTAATAGGAAATATGGGTTTCAAGCTTTTCAGATGTCTCCTGTTAGCTGGTCAAATGAAAAGTACTACTTAGAACAG GTATGCATACCCTTGGTGGAGAGAGAAAGAGATAATGTCTGA